The following are encoded in a window of Oncorhynchus keta strain PuntledgeMale-10-30-2019 unplaced genomic scaffold, Oket_V2 Un_scaffold_17529_pilon_pilon, whole genome shotgun sequence genomic DNA:
- the LOC127927709 gene encoding uncharacterized protein LOC127927709 isoform X2 gives MSSSVMSGAAVWRAHSVLEESDGGEFSSPEAPPPDLFRKLRSSSSLNSLRMSLKRRLPLRSVQTNSLPDPELTPDPTWESLQANQKTNAVCQLTRSARSHIGGVYQKLQRNRAVVQGQEECLVATPGQVCEGGEHNEGVTSRTPRRTPVRSTTLIPTTTPSRTPRATVPKRAPASGRRGRRTPGRSPEVTGVKNVGGRRQLVRMAALRSPFASPNTQSLRRKFGRDLESVSSGLRKLKRLSHAFDDVIGRDDRTFNYSLIAE, from the exons ATGTCGTCGTCGGTGATGAGTGGCGCGGCGGTGTGGAGGGCTCACAGCGTTCTGGAGGAGTCAGACGGGGGCGAGTTCAGCTCCCCTGAGGCCCCCCCCCCTGACCTCTTCAGGAAGCtacgctcctcctcctctctcaactCCCTCCGCATGTCTCTGAAGAGGAGGCTTCCGCTGCGCTCTGTACAG ACCAACTCCCTGCCAGACCCTgagctgacccctgaccccacCTGGGAGAGTCTGCAGGCCAATCAGAAGACCAACGCTGTCTGCCAGCTCACGCGCAGCGCACGCAGCCACATCGGGGGAGTGTACCAG AAGCTTCAGAGGAACAGAGCAGTGGTACAGGGTCAGGAGGAGTGTTTGGTGGCGACACCTGGCCAGGTGTGTGAGGGGGGAGAGCACAACGAGGGGGTCACCTCCCGTACACCCAGGCGCACCCCCGTCCGTTCCACCACACTCATACCTACAACAACCCCCAGTCGCACCCCCAGAGCCACCGTGCCCAAACGCGCCCCTGCCTCAGGCCGCAGGGGGAGGAGAACCCCAGGGCGAAGTCCTGAGGTGACAGGGGTGAAGAAcgtgggagggaggaggcagcTGGTTCGGATGGCTGCACTACGAAGCCCCTTCGCATCTCCTAACACTCAGAGCCTCAGACG GAAGTTTGGCCGGGACCTGGAGAGTGTGTCCAGCGGTCTCAGGAAGCTGAAACGTCTGTCCCACGCCTTTGATGATGTCATAGGGAGAGACGACCG AACCTTCAACTACTCTCTAATTGCAGAGTGA
- the LOC127927709 gene encoding uncharacterized protein LOC127927709 isoform X3, with product MSSSVMSGAAVWRAHSVLEESDGGEFSSPEAPPPDLFRKLRSSSSLNSLRMSLKRRLPLRSVQKLQRNRAVVQGQEECLVATPGQVCEGGEHNEGVTSRTPRRTPVRSTTLIPTTTPSRTPRATVPKRAPASGRRGRRTPGRSPEVTGVKNVGGRRQLVRMAALRSPFASPNTQSLRRKFGRDLESVSSGLRKLKRLSHAFDDVIGRDDRRTFNYSLIAE from the exons ATGTCGTCGTCGGTGATGAGTGGCGCGGCGGTGTGGAGGGCTCACAGCGTTCTGGAGGAGTCAGACGGGGGCGAGTTCAGCTCCCCTGAGGCCCCCCCCCCTGACCTCTTCAGGAAGCtacgctcctcctcctctctcaactCCCTCCGCATGTCTCTGAAGAGGAGGCTTCCGCTGCGCTCTGTACAG AAGCTTCAGAGGAACAGAGCAGTGGTACAGGGTCAGGAGGAGTGTTTGGTGGCGACACCTGGCCAGGTGTGTGAGGGGGGAGAGCACAACGAGGGGGTCACCTCCCGTACACCCAGGCGCACCCCCGTCCGTTCCACCACACTCATACCTACAACAACCCCCAGTCGCACCCCCAGAGCCACCGTGCCCAAACGCGCCCCTGCCTCAGGCCGCAGGGGGAGGAGAACCCCAGGGCGAAGTCCTGAGGTGACAGGGGTGAAGAAcgtgggagggaggaggcagcTGGTTCGGATGGCTGCACTACGAAGCCCCTTCGCATCTCCTAACACTCAGAGCCTCAGACG GAAGTTTGGCCGGGACCTGGAGAGTGTGTCCAGCGGTCTCAGGAAGCTGAAACGTCTGTCCCACGCCTTTGATGATGTCATAGGGAGAGACGACCG CAGAACCTTCAACTACTCTCTAATTGCAGAGTGA
- the LOC127927709 gene encoding uncharacterized protein LOC127927709 isoform X1, whose amino-acid sequence MSSSVMSGAAVWRAHSVLEESDGGEFSSPEAPPPDLFRKLRSSSSLNSLRMSLKRRLPLRSVQTNSLPDPELTPDPTWESLQANQKTNAVCQLTRSARSHIGGVYQKLQRNRAVVQGQEECLVATPGQVCEGGEHNEGVTSRTPRRTPVRSTTLIPTTTPSRTPRATVPKRAPASGRRGRRTPGRSPEVTGVKNVGGRRQLVRMAALRSPFASPNTQSLRRKFGRDLESVSSGLRKLKRLSHAFDDVIGRDDRRTFNYSLIAE is encoded by the exons ATGTCGTCGTCGGTGATGAGTGGCGCGGCGGTGTGGAGGGCTCACAGCGTTCTGGAGGAGTCAGACGGGGGCGAGTTCAGCTCCCCTGAGGCCCCCCCCCCTGACCTCTTCAGGAAGCtacgctcctcctcctctctcaactCCCTCCGCATGTCTCTGAAGAGGAGGCTTCCGCTGCGCTCTGTACAG ACCAACTCCCTGCCAGACCCTgagctgacccctgaccccacCTGGGAGAGTCTGCAGGCCAATCAGAAGACCAACGCTGTCTGCCAGCTCACGCGCAGCGCACGCAGCCACATCGGGGGAGTGTACCAG AAGCTTCAGAGGAACAGAGCAGTGGTACAGGGTCAGGAGGAGTGTTTGGTGGCGACACCTGGCCAGGTGTGTGAGGGGGGAGAGCACAACGAGGGGGTCACCTCCCGTACACCCAGGCGCACCCCCGTCCGTTCCACCACACTCATACCTACAACAACCCCCAGTCGCACCCCCAGAGCCACCGTGCCCAAACGCGCCCCTGCCTCAGGCCGCAGGGGGAGGAGAACCCCAGGGCGAAGTCCTGAGGTGACAGGGGTGAAGAAcgtgggagggaggaggcagcTGGTTCGGATGGCTGCACTACGAAGCCCCTTCGCATCTCCTAACACTCAGAGCCTCAGACG GAAGTTTGGCCGGGACCTGGAGAGTGTGTCCAGCGGTCTCAGGAAGCTGAAACGTCTGTCCCACGCCTTTGATGATGTCATAGGGAGAGACGACCG CAGAACCTTCAACTACTCTCTAATTGCAGAGTGA